A DNA window from Camelina sativa cultivar DH55 chromosome 13, Cs, whole genome shotgun sequence contains the following coding sequences:
- the LOC104736837 gene encoding protein PHR1-LIKE 1 isoform X3 gives MNNPVPCQSVSGGNSGGYLFSSSSGFCNVSAVSPHGRNSQTQPPVSTVPRDRLAMQDCTLEAQSSSLINHHQPQEFTDPLQEFFDFSDHVPVQHLQAEESGVRVDSSVELHKKSEWQDWADQLISVDDGSEPNWSDFLGDPRSHNQNSEIPMPFSDVPRQEIKANQQHQMVLSEEQLIGRNASSSVATSKQRMRWTPELHESFVEAVNQLGGSDRATPKAVLKLLNNPVLTIYHVKSHLQKYRTARYKPETSEVTGEPQEKKLTSMEDIKSLDMKTSVEITQALRLQMEVQKRLHEQLEIQRTLQLQIEKQGRYLQMMFEKQQKIQENKSSCSEASPKQCNDTSAEVEFGLDTRTVEQAESPSASRKRVRED, from the exons ATGAATAACCCTGTACCCTGTCAGTCAGTGTCTGGCGGCAATTCTGGAgggtatttgttttcttcttcctccggaTTCTGCAATGTTTCAGCAGTGTCACCTCATGGAAGGAATTCGCAAACCCAGCCACCTGTTTCCACCGTGCCAAGAGACAGATTGGCTATGCAGGATTGCACTTTGGAAGCACAATCCTCCTCACTGATCAATCATCATCAGCCTCAAGAGTTCACAGATCCACTTCAGgagttctttgatttctctgATCATGTTCCTGTTCAACATCTACAAGCAGAGGAAAGCGGTGTAAGGGTGGACTCATCCGTGGAACTCCACAAGAAAAGCGAATGGCAAGATTGGGCAGATCAGCTGATTTCtgttgatgatggttcagagCCAAACTGGTCTGATTTTCTTGGAGATCCACGTTCCCACAATCAAAATTCAGAG ATACCGATGCCATTTTCTGATGTACCAAGGCAAGAGATAAAAGCTAACCAGCAGCATCAGATGGTTTTGTCTGAGGAGCAGCTTATTGGGAGAAACGCATCATCTAGCGTAGCAACATCTAAACAACGCATGCGTTGGACACCAGAACTTCACGAGTCATTCGTTGAAGCTGTTAATCAGCTCGGTGGTAGTGACC GAGCCACCCCTAAGGCTGTTTTGAAGCTCTTGAATAACCCTGTCTTGACCATTTATCATGTAAAAAGCCATTTGCAG AAATACAGAACGGCAAGGTATAAACCAGAGACTTCAGAAGTTACAG GAGAACCTCAAGAGAAGAAGTTGACATCTATGGAAGATATCAAATCTCTTGACATGAAAAC GAGCGTTGAGATTACACAAGCCCTAAGGTTACAAATGGAAGTTCAGAAACGTCTTCATGAGCAGCTCGAG ATCCAACGGACGCTGCAGTTACAGATTGAAAAACAGGGTCGATACCTACAGATGATGTttgagaaacaacaaaagatacAAGAGAACAAGAGCTCTTGCTCAGAAGCATCACCTAAGCAATGCAACGACACATCTGCAGAAGTCGAATTCGGTCTTGACACACGAACAGTGGAACAAGCTGAATCTCCTTCAGCATCAAGGAAACGGGTCAGAGAAGATTAA
- the LOC104736837 gene encoding protein PHR1-LIKE 1 isoform X1 — MTLANDFGYSTTMSSSFSALHPTVEDRYRKFPNSFWVSGQELMNNPVPCQSVSGGNSGGYLFSSSSGFCNVSAVSPHGRNSQTQPPVSTVPRDRLAMQDCTLEAQSSSLINHHQPQEFTDPLQEFFDFSDHVPVQHLQAEESGVRVDSSVELHKKSEWQDWADQLISVDDGSEPNWSDFLGDPRSHNQNSEIPMPFSDVPRQEIKANQQHQMVLSEEQLIGRNASSSVATSKQRMRWTPELHESFVEAVNQLGGSDRATPKAVLKLLNNPVLTIYHVKSHLQKYRTARYKPETSEVTGEPQEKKLTSMEDIKSLDMKTSVEITQALRLQMEVQKRLHEQLEIQRTLQLQIEKQGRYLQMMFEKQQKIQENKSSCSEASPKQCNDTSAEVEFGLDTRTVEQAESPSASRKRVRED; from the exons ATGACTCTGGCTAATGATTTCGGATATTCAACCACTATGTCTTCATCTTTTTCAGCTCTTCATCCTACTGTAGAAGACAGATACCGCAAGTTTCCTAACTCTTTCTGGGTATCAGGGCAGGAACTGATGAATAACCCTGTACCCTGTCAGTCAGTGTCTGGCGGCAATTCTGGAgggtatttgttttcttcttcctccggaTTCTGCAATGTTTCAGCAGTGTCACCTCATGGAAGGAATTCGCAAACCCAGCCACCTGTTTCCACCGTGCCAAGAGACAGATTGGCTATGCAGGATTGCACTTTGGAAGCACAATCCTCCTCACTGATCAATCATCATCAGCCTCAAGAGTTCACAGATCCACTTCAGgagttctttgatttctctgATCATGTTCCTGTTCAACATCTACAAGCAGAGGAAAGCGGTGTAAGGGTGGACTCATCCGTGGAACTCCACAAGAAAAGCGAATGGCAAGATTGGGCAGATCAGCTGATTTCtgttgatgatggttcagagCCAAACTGGTCTGATTTTCTTGGAGATCCACGTTCCCACAATCAAAATTCAGAG ATACCGATGCCATTTTCTGATGTACCAAGGCAAGAGATAAAAGCTAACCAGCAGCATCAGATGGTTTTGTCTGAGGAGCAGCTTATTGGGAGAAACGCATCATCTAGCGTAGCAACATCTAAACAACGCATGCGTTGGACACCAGAACTTCACGAGTCATTCGTTGAAGCTGTTAATCAGCTCGGTGGTAGTGACC GAGCCACCCCTAAGGCTGTTTTGAAGCTCTTGAATAACCCTGTCTTGACCATTTATCATGTAAAAAGCCATTTGCAG AAATACAGAACGGCAAGGTATAAACCAGAGACTTCAGAAGTTACAG GAGAACCTCAAGAGAAGAAGTTGACATCTATGGAAGATATCAAATCTCTTGACATGAAAAC GAGCGTTGAGATTACACAAGCCCTAAGGTTACAAATGGAAGTTCAGAAACGTCTTCATGAGCAGCTCGAG ATCCAACGGACGCTGCAGTTACAGATTGAAAAACAGGGTCGATACCTACAGATGATGTttgagaaacaacaaaagatacAAGAGAACAAGAGCTCTTGCTCAGAAGCATCACCTAAGCAATGCAACGACACATCTGCAGAAGTCGAATTCGGTCTTGACACACGAACAGTGGAACAAGCTGAATCTCCTTCAGCATCAAGGAAACGGGTCAGAGAAGATTAA
- the LOC104736837 gene encoding protein PHR1-LIKE 1 isoform X2 yields MTLANDFGYSTTMSSSFSALHPTVEDRYRKFPNSFWVSGQELMNNPVPCQSVSGGNSGGYLFSSSSGFCNVSAVSPHGRNSQTQPPVSTVPRDRLAMQDCTLEAQSSSLINHHQPQEFTDPLQEFFDFSDHVPVQHLQAEESGVRVDSSVELHKKSEWQDWADQLISVDDGSEPNWSDFLGDPRSHNQNSEIPMPFSDVPRQEIKANQQHQMVLSEEQLIGRNASSSVATSKQRMRWTPELHESFVEAVNQLGGSDRATPKAVLKLLNNPVLTIYHVKSHLQKYRTARYKPETSEVTGEPQEKKLTSMEDIKSLDMKTSVEITQALRLQMEVQKRLHEQLEIQRTLQLQIEKQGRYLQMMFEKQQKIQENKSSCSEASPKQCNDTSAEVEFGLDTRTVEQAESPSASRKRVRED; encoded by the exons ATGACTCTGGCTAATGATTTCGGATATTCAACCACTATGTCTTCATCTTTTTCAGCTCTTCATCCTACTGTAGAAGACAGATACCGCAAGTTTCCTAACTCTTTCTGGGTATCAGGGCAGGAACTGATGAATAACCCTGTACCCTGTCAGTCAGTGTCTGGCGGCAATTCTGGAgggtatttgttttcttcttcctccggaTTCTGCAATGTTTCAGCAGTGTCACCTCATGGAAGGAATTCGCAAACCCAGCCACCTGTTTCCACCGTGCCAAGAGACAGATTGGCTATGCAGGATTGCACTTTGGAAGCACAATCCTCCTCACTGATCAATCATCATCAGCCTCAAGAGTTCACAGATCCACTTCAGgagttctttgatttctctgATCATGTTCCTGTTCAACATCTACAAGCAGAGGAAAGCGGTGTAAGGGTGGACTCATCCGTGGAACTCCACAAGAAAAGCGAATGGCAAGATTGGGCAGATCAGCTGATTTCtgttgatgatggttcagagCCAAACTGGTCTGATTTTCTTGGAGATCCACGTTCCCACAATCAAAATTCAGAG ATACCGATGCCATTTTCTGATGTACCAAGGCAAGAGATAAAAGCTAACCAGCAGCATCAGATGGTTTTGTCTGAGGAGCAGCTTATTGGGAGAAACGCATCATCTAGCGTAGCAACATCTAAACAACGCATGCGTTGGACACCAGAACTTCACGAGTCATTCGTTGAAGCTGTTAATCAGCTCGGTGGTAGTGACC GAGCCACCCCTAAGGCTGTTTTGAAGCTCTTGAATAACCCTGTCTTGACCATTTATCATGTAAAAAGCCATTTGCAG AAATACAGAACGGCAAGGTATAAACCAGAGACTTCAGAAGTTACAG GAGAACCTCAAGAGAAGAAGTTGACATCTATGGAAGATATCAAATCTCTTGACATGAAAAC GAGCGTTGAGATTACACAAGCCCTAAGGTTACAAATGGAAGTTCAGAAACGTCTTCATGAGCAGCTCGAG ATCCAACGGACGCTGCAGTTACAGATTGAAAAACAGGGTCGATACCTACAGATGATGTttgagaaacaacaaaagatacAAGAGAACAAGAGCTCTTGCTCAGAAGCATCACCTAAGCAATGCAACGACACATCTGCAGAA